The nucleotide sequence ATCTTTTTCTAAGCACGGTTTCTCTTGCGGACATTTGCGAACGCCGCGTTTTGGGCATGAGCGGCAAGCTGTATCAGGAAAATACGATCAAGATGGACGCAAAACCCACCGCCGATATCGTTAACTTGAAACAAGTGGTGGAATAGCCCTCCCATTTTTTTGAAATCCCGGAACCCCGACAGGCAAATGGCGACACACGCCATCTATCTTGATACCAACGCCTCGGCACCGATGCGGCCGGCCGTGCGTGACGCGGTGGTGGAAAGCCACGCCTGGACGGGCAATCCTTCCTCGGTTCATAGATTTGGCCGGGCCGTTCGGGGTGCGGTGGAAACAGCGCGCGGCAGTGTCGCCGAATTTCTGGGCGTGGAATTTTCACAAATTGTTTTTACCAGCGGGGCGACGGAGGCAAACCACCTGGCGCTTTTGGGCTCCGGGTTTTCGCGGCACCTGATTTCAGCCGTTGAGCATGATTCCATTCGCAAGGCTGTTCCGGCGGCGGAAATTGTGCCGGTAGACGCAAACGGCATCGTCGATCTTGCCGCCCTTGACGCGATGCTGTCGAAGAATGCGACGCCGGCGCTTGTTGCCATCATGTCGGCAAACAACGAAACCGGCGTGATTGAACCCGTCGCCGAGGCAGCAAAAATCGTTCATGCGCATGGATCGTCGCTGCTTTGCGACGCCGTGCAGTCGGTTGGCAAGCTGCCCGTGGATTTCACAGGCCTGGGGGCGGATTATCTGACCGTTTCTGCCCATAAATTCGGTGGGCCGACCGGGGTGGGGGCGCTGGTTCTTGGGCCGGACGCGCCCCTTGTGGCATGGATGGGGGGCGGTGGGCAGGAACGCGGCCACCGGCCGGGAACGGAAAACGTGCCTGGGATCGTCGGCCTTGGTGTGGCGGCGGGTGAGGCTACGAAGGATTTGCCCAATTTTCTGGAATTGCGCGTTCTTCGCGACCGGCTGGAAGCGGGACTGCGTGAAACATTGCCGTCCGTAAAGTTTTGGGGAGAGGACGTGCCCCGGGTTGCCAACACGGTTTCCGTTTGCATGCCTGGGGTCGCGGCGGAAACGCAGATTATGGCCTTTGATCTTGCCGGCATCGCGGTTAGCGCGGGCGCCGCCTGTTCGTCAGGAAAGGTTGGTTCCTCCCACGTGCTGCTGGCGATGGGGGTGCCTTTGGAAGAGGCCGACGCGACAATCCGTGTCAGCCTGGGCTGGGAAACCCAGGCCGACGACATTGCCCGTTTCCTGAAGGAATGGGCGGCGATTTACAATCGCCTTGGCAAACATTGCCTTGGCAAACAGAGCGTGACGGTTGAAAAAATGGCGGCAAAAGGAAGATGAAGCGTCCTATCTATCTTGATTATCAATCGACGACGCCGGTCGATCCGCGGGTCCTGTCGGCCATGGAGCCTTTCTTTACTGAAAAGTTCGGCAACGCCCATTCGCGGACTCATGCGTTCGGCTGGGAAGCTGAGGCGGCGGTGGAACGGGCGCGGGAACAAATCGCCCAGGCAATCGGCGCGGACGCGAAAGAAATTATTTTTACGTCCGGGGCGACTGAATCGAACAATCTGGCGATCAAGGGCGTTGCCCGTTTTTACAAATCGAAAAAACGCCATCTGGTGACGTGCCGGACCGAACATAAATGCGTTATCGAAAGTGTGCGCGCCCTTGAAAAAGAAGGCTTCGACGCGACCTTCCTTGAGGTGCATTCCGATGGTCGGATCGACCTCGATGCGCTTCGCGCGGCGATCACGGAAAAAACCTCGCTTGTTTCCATTATGACGGTCAATAACGAGATCGGCATCATCCAGCCGATAGCGGAAATTGGCGAAATTTGCCGGGAAAAAGGCGTGTTTTTTCATACGGACGCGGCCCAGGCGGTGGGAAAAATCCCCTTCGATGTCGAGACAGCCGGGGCCAGCCTGGCAAGTCTCTCCGGACACAAAATCTATGGACCGAAGGGAATTGGCGCGTTGTACGTGCGCAGCCGGCCGCGCCTGCGTCTGGAACCGCTTTTCAGCGGCGGCGGGCAGGAACGGGGTTTGCGTTCCGGTACGCTGCCGACCGCCCTTTGCGTTGGCTTGGGCGAGGCGTTGGCCATTGCCATGGCCGGGCGCGAGGCAGAGGCGCAAATGTTGCTGGGCCTGCGCAACCGGCTGCTCGACGGCCTGCGCACCCGCATTTCCGGCGTGACGGTCAACGGGGCTCTGGACGCGCGCATTCCGGGCAATCTGAATTTGAGCTTTGCCGGGATCAACAGCGAAACCCTGATGATGGAACTTCGCGATCTGGCGCTTTCCACCGGCTCGGCCTGTAGTTCGGAAAGCCTTGAGCCTTCTTATGTTCTTGATGCCCTTGGCGTTGGTGAGGCGGCAGCACGCGCCTCTATCCGCATCGGCATTGGCCGCTTTACGACAGCAGACGAGGTCGATCATGCGGTTTCGTCTTTTGTCGAAAAGGTCGAAAAGCTGCGCCGGGCCGCCCCGGCCCTGGCCAGCGCCCCTGCGGGGTGAGTTTTGGCGGGCTGCGTTTTGGGCACCCCTCGACATTTTCTTCCAGTTTTTCTATCTAGAAGGCCAGACCCCGGTAATTAGTGGAAAATTCGATGCCAAAAATGACCTTCATCACCCCGGACGGGGCGCGGCGCGAGGTGGAAGCACCGGTCGGACAGTCGTTGATGGAAATTGCGCGCGCCCATGACATCGATATCGAAGGAACCTGCGACGGCACGCTTTCCTGTTCGACCTGTCATGTGATCGTTCCGCCGGAATATTTTCCCCTTCTTGACGCGGCGTCGGAGGATGAGGAAGACATGCTGGATTTGTGCCTGGAGGTGACAAAATTTTCGCGGCTCGGCTGTCAGGTGCGCATGACGGACGCTTTAAACGGGTTGACCGTGACCCTGCCGGAAGAAACAGTTAATTGGAAGCGGGGCTAAGGTGAATTCCATTGGACTTGATAGCGAACCGGAGGCGACGCGTGTCGTCGTTGCCATGTCGGGCGGCGTCGACAGTTCGGTCACGGCGGCGTTGCTGAAGGAAGAAGGCTATGACGTTGTTGGCATCACGTTGCAGCTTTACGACCATGGTGCGGCCACCCATAAGGCAAAATCATGCTGTGCCGGTCAGGACATTCACGATGCCAAGCGCGTCGCGGCTCGTCTTGATATTCCCCATTACGTTCTTGATTACGAAGATCGTTTTCGCAAAGAGGTGATCGAGAAATTCGCGGCGGGCTATGCCGAGGGCGAAACGCCGATCCCGTGCGTGCTTTGCAACCAGACGGTAAAATTCCGCGACCTTCTGGCGACGGCCCGGGATTTGGGCGCGGCCGCCATGGCCACCGGCCATTACGTCCGGCGCATTTGCGATCACGCGGGTGCGGCGGAGCTTCACCGGGGCGTCGATGCCAACCGCGATCAAAGCTATTTTCTTTTTACGACGACCCAGGATGAGCTGAATTTTCTGCGCTTTCCCCTTGGCGATCTGGACAAGGACGCGACCCGGGCCTACGCGCGGCGTTTTGGCCTCGACGTGGCTGAAAAGGCGGACAGCCAGGACATCTGCTTTGTGCCCGACGGGCGTTACGCACGCATTGTCGAAAAACTTCGCCCGGACGCGGCAATGGCAGGCGACATTGTGGACCTGAAGGGCCGTGTGCTTGGACGTCATCAGGGAATTCTCCACTACACGATTGGTCAGCGGCGCGGCCTTGGCCTAAGCGGGGGAGAACCTCTCTACGTTACGCGCATCGACAAGGCGGCAAACCGCGTCGTCGTCGGCCCAAAGGCGGCTCTTGCGACGACGACGCTTTCCTTGCGCGACGTAAACTGGTTGGGCAGTGCGGCGTTGCCGGAAGGGGGGATTGCTTGCGAGGTCAAGATCCGCTCAACCCAGGCACCGGTGGCGGCCCGGCTTGTCCTCGATCATACGGGAAGGGCGGAGGTAACTTTGACGGAGCCTGAATTTGGCGCGTCCCCCGGCCAGGCCTGCGTTTTTTATGCGGGGGACCGGGTGCTTGGTGGCGGCTGGATCGCCCATGCCCGGGCGCAAGACGTCCCGGTGGAAGACGTCCTGACGCAAGACGAACAAGGCGGATGCGCGCCGGCCCGTGGCGTGGCTTGACAAGAAGGCGTTCTTCCCGCACAAGCCCCGTCTTCGGGGATCGTTCGATTGCCCTTGGGGCGGAGTAGCTCAGCTGGTTAGAGCAGCGGAATCATAATCCGCGTGTCGGGGGTTCAAATCCCTCCTCCGCTACCACTTAAAATAACGCATTAGCTGGAAACGGCTAGGGCGCTGTCTTTTGATAGCTGTAGCGCGACACTTGAATCCGGAGTCGTCGCCACTTGAATCCGGAGCAGAAAAAAGCCCGGTTGGTGGCCTAATGGGTATCACCCACTGATGATCACCTCGCCCGCCTTTCTGGCCTTGTTCCCGCCACCGATCGTATAGGTGGTTTCAACCGCCTCGATGCTGGCCCAGGCGAACAGGTCGCGGATCTCCGGCACATCGTTTAATGACAGGATAAACCGCCCTTTGATGGCCCTTAAAAGGGTCGCTAAATCGGCAAAATCCTCACGCTTGAACAGGCCCTGGCCGTAGTCCTTTTCGCAACCAAAATAGGGCGGGTCGAGGTAGAACAGCGTCGTCGGCCGATCATACCGTCTAATGAACTCCCTAAAGTCCAGCCGCTCGATCACCACGCCGGCCAGGCGTTCATGGGCCTCGGCCAGCATCGGTTCCAGCTTGGTCAGGTTGAACCGCGCGCCGCCGGTTATCTGCACGCCAAACGCACGCCCCGCGACCTTGCCGCCGAAGGCCGTCCGCTGGAGATAAAGGAACCGCGCGGCCCTTTCCAGATCCGTCAGGGTGTCGGCATTGGCTGCGCGCAGGCGCTCAAACTCGGCCCGGCTGGTGATCTGAAACCGCAGGGTATCCAGCAGCTGGGGATAATGCCGCTGCAAGATCCGGAACAGGTTCGAAACGTCGCAGGAAAAATCGTTGATGATTTCGGCCTTTGCCGCCTGCCTGCGGCGGAAAAACACCCCGCCCATGCCGACGAACACCTCGGCATAGGTGGCATGGGGGATGGCCTCGATCCTGGCAATCAGGCGCTTGGCAAGGTTTCGCTTGCCGCCCTGGTACGGCGCGGGTGGGGACAGGGGTTGGACGTCACGCATGGACTTCATTCTCGCTTCCCATCAAACTCTGCCCGCCGGTGTGCCGGTGGCGGGGTGGCCATGATGCGGCCGGTTGTGGTCATGCGGGGTTGCTGCCCTGCGGTTCGGGGTGCGCAAACACCCCGGCCCCCGTCCGGCCTTCGACCGAACGAGACTTCCTTACCCGGCGACACCCCCATAGCGCAGGCTCAGGCCCAGCGCCACAAACAGCCAGCCGGTCGACAGGATCTCGGCGAAGGCCGTCGGGCCATCAAAAAAGTCGTTTTGGTGCAGCTCGCCGACGTTGTCCTGGATAAACCAGGAAACCGCATAGATCGGTCCCAGCAAGATGCCGGCCGCCATAAACCACGGGCCAAAACTAAGTAGGGAAAGGGCGAAGCCGGTAAAGACCGTCATCAACAGGCCGCGCCCGGTCATGCCCCAAAAATCATCGCTCCAGGTGCCGCGAAAACGCGCCATATCCATCCACTCGCCCCAGGTGATGATGAAGCCCGGATAGATCAGCAGCGCCGCGCCTGCGACCCAGAAATTCCCGGTCCAGGCGAGCGCAAAGGTGGCCAGCACGACCGCCAGGGCCAGGCGTTTGATTGTGTGCGGCACGGCGTTTCCGCCCCAGCCACCGCGCCATCGGCCGACGACGCCGCCAACCAGGGCCGCAACGAAAATTGAAAGCAGAAAAGGTTCCAGTGGCCAGAGCATTGGGGTTCTCCTATCGGTTATGTCCGTGCCGCAGGCCAGCGGCCATCGGCTTCCATGTCGGCAACCGTCTGGGTGCCAATATCCTTTTCGATTGTGCCTGAGGCCGCGCGCACCGTTTTAATCCACGCCGCGACGGCTTTCAGGGCCACAACTTCAGCCTGTTCACCACTTGATAACGTGCCGCCATCGATGCGAATTTCCTGCAGCTCCGTCGCACGCATGTTCATGTTGCGCTGTTTCCACGCCGGATAGGCCGCGACGATCTTTGCGCCGGCGGCCGCCTTCACATCGGCCACTGTTGCGGGCGGGTCGTTGAAAGCGATTAATT is from Rhodospirillaceae bacterium and encodes:
- a CDS encoding cysteine desulfurase encodes the protein MATHAIYLDTNASAPMRPAVRDAVVESHAWTGNPSSVHRFGRAVRGAVETARGSVAEFLGVEFSQIVFTSGATEANHLALLGSGFSRHLISAVEHDSIRKAVPAAEIVPVDANGIVDLAALDAMLSKNATPALVAIMSANNETGVIEPVAEAAKIVHAHGSSLLCDAVQSVGKLPVDFTGLGADYLTVSAHKFGGPTGVGALVLGPDAPLVAWMGGGGQERGHRPGTENVPGIVGLGVAAGEATKDLPNFLELRVLRDRLEAGLRETLPSVKFWGEDVPRVANTVSVCMPGVAAETQIMAFDLAGIAVSAGAACSSGKVGSSHVLLAMGVPLEEADATIRVSLGWETQADDIARFLKEWAAIYNRLGKHCLGKQSVTVEKMAAKGR
- a CDS encoding IscS subfamily cysteine desulfurase; this encodes MKRPIYLDYQSTTPVDPRVLSAMEPFFTEKFGNAHSRTHAFGWEAEAAVERAREQIAQAIGADAKEIIFTSGATESNNLAIKGVARFYKSKKRHLVTCRTEHKCVIESVRALEKEGFDATFLEVHSDGRIDLDALRAAITEKTSLVSIMTVNNEIGIIQPIAEIGEICREKGVFFHTDAAQAVGKIPFDVETAGASLASLSGHKIYGPKGIGALYVRSRPRLRLEPLFSGGGQERGLRSGTLPTALCVGLGEALAIAMAGREAEAQMLLGLRNRLLDGLRTRISGVTVNGALDARIPGNLNLSFAGINSETLMMELRDLALSTGSACSSESLEPSYVLDALGVGEAAARASIRIGIGRFTTADEVDHAVSSFVEKVEKLRRAAPALASAPAG
- a CDS encoding 2Fe-2S ferredoxin, with the protein product MPKMTFITPDGARREVEAPVGQSLMEIARAHDIDIEGTCDGTLSCSTCHVIVPPEYFPLLDAASEDEEDMLDLCLEVTKFSRLGCQVRMTDALNGLTVTLPEETVNWKRG
- a CDS encoding tRNA 2-thiouridine(34) synthase MnmA — encoded protein: MSGGVDSSVTAALLKEEGYDVVGITLQLYDHGAATHKAKSCCAGQDIHDAKRVAARLDIPHYVLDYEDRFRKEVIEKFAAGYAEGETPIPCVLCNQTVKFRDLLATARDLGAAAMATGHYVRRICDHAGAAELHRGVDANRDQSYFLFTTTQDELNFLRFPLGDLDKDATRAYARRFGLDVAEKADSQDICFVPDGRYARIVEKLRPDAAMAGDIVDLKGRVLGRHQGILHYTIGQRRGLGLSGGEPLYVTRIDKAANRVVVGPKAALATTTLSLRDVNWLGSAALPEGGIACEVKIRSTQAPVAARLVLDHTGRAEVTLTEPEFGASPGQACVFYAGDRVLGGGWIAHARAQDVPVEDVLTQDEQGGCAPARGVA
- a CDS encoding DNA methyltransferase, translating into MKSMRDVQPLSPPAPYQGGKRNLAKRLIARIEAIPHATYAEVFVGMGGVFFRRRQAAKAEIINDFSCDVSNLFRILQRHYPQLLDTLRFQITSRAEFERLRAANADTLTDLERAARFLYLQRTAFGGKVAGRAFGVQITGGARFNLTKLEPMLAEAHERLAGVVIERLDFREFIRRYDRPTTLFYLDPPYFGCEKDYGQGLFKREDFADLATLLRAIKGRFILSLNDVPEIRDLFAWASIEAVETTYTIGGGNKARKAGEVIISG